Proteins encoded within one genomic window of Humulus lupulus chromosome 1, drHumLupu1.1, whole genome shotgun sequence:
- the LOC133791530 gene encoding structural maintenance of chromosomes flexible hinge domain-containing protein GMI1-like — protein sequence MAQAFPASLSVSSGNKVFFKQEFHIEKRELRIASKVPEILTAGSKLENIIFEIVNCEGIVDDTIHEEEKIGLSHMLTIKADWLNLGESVRYTFKHGRCIVPAIPLSQIAGNYSFLAIHSHHSNLSLNVEVHVKPAIPNPKVEHDGKNFYTVIENNNKISTNFYSPNMNVVNENFLPLLKRLDDCIAYVEKNPQYAESDVYLLKFRQLLEHWV from the exons ATGGCACAAGCTTTCCCAG CATCGCTCTCTGTATCATCAGGCAATAAAGTCTTTTTTAAACAAGAATTTCATATTGAGAAAAGAGAACTGAGAATCGCATCGAAG GTACCCGAGATTCTTACTGCTGGTTCCAAACTAGaaaatatcatttttgaaatTGTCAACTGTGAGGGTATTGTGGATGATACTATCCACGAAGAAGAGAAAATTGGTCTGTCACATATGCTAACAATAAAGGCTGATTGGCTTAATTTGGGAGAGTCTGTCCGGTATACTTTCAAGCATGGGCGCTGCATTGTTCCTGCTATTCCTTTATCTCAAATTGCAGGAAACTATAGCTTCTTAGCTATCCATTCTCACCATTCAAACCTTAGTCTGAATGTTGAG GTTCATGTCAAACCTGCTATACCAAATCCAAAAGTGGAGCATGATGGAAAAAACTTCTACacagtcattgaaaataataaCAAG ATCTCTACAAATTTTTATTCTCCAAATATGAATGTTGTCAATGAGAACTTCCTCCCTCTGCTTAAACGCCTTGATGACTGCATAGC GTATGTAGAAAAAAATCCACAGTATGCTGAATCTGACGTTTACTTACTCAAATTTCGACAACT TCTTGAGCATTGGGTATGA